Sequence from the Streptomyces mobaraensis NBRC 13819 = DSM 40847 genome:
GGGCCGCTGCCGGCGGAGACGTGCTTCCGGCTGTTCGCGGCGCTCGCGGAGGCGCTGGCGCAGGTGCACGAGCACGGGATCACCCACCGGGACCTGAAGCCGCACAACATCATCCTGTCGCCGGTCGGGCCGAAGCTGATCGATTTCGGGATCGCTCGGGGTGCGGAGCAGACGGCTCTCACGCGGACCGGTGTCGCGGCGGGTACCCCTGGTTACACCGCGCCTGAGGTCATCACCCGGAACGAAGTGACGTTCGCCGCCGATGTGTTCGCGCTCGGCGCGACGATCGCCTGCGCGGCGACGGGGCGGCCGCCGTACGGCGAGGGTTCGCTGGAGTCCGTCGTGTACCGGGTCGTGCACGGGGAGGTCGACGTCGACGGGGTCGAGCCCCGGCTGGCCGAGCTCGTCCGGGCCTGTACGGCGGCGGATCCGGGGGCGCGGCCGGCGCTCTCCGAGGTGATCGGGCGGTGCGGTGTGACGTCGTCGCTCGTCGACGATCCGGTGTACCGGGGGTTCGCCGAGCTCGGGGAGCGGGCGCCGGAGGACGTGTCGGCGGCGGTGGCGGCGGGCCTGATACCTCAGCGGCCCGTGGGGGCCGCGGGGGCGGCGGGGGGCGCGTACACGCCCACCTACGCCCCGACGTACGTACCGCCGCAGCCCCCCGAGCCGTCCCGGCGCCGCTCCCGGCGGGGGTTGTGGATCGGCGCGGGGGCGGGTTCGGTGGCGCTCGGGGTGGTCATCGGGCTGGTGGTCGCCCTGCCGGACGACGGCGACCGCAAGCCGGAGGCCGGCGCGGGTCCGTCCGGGCAGCCGGCCGCCGTGTCCTCCGGGCTGCCCGCCGGTACCCCCGGACCGGCCGGGAAGCCGAGTGGCGCGCCGCGGAGCTCCTCGTCCGCGAGCGCCCCGCCCACGGGTGCCGCGCCGCCCGCGGGGCCCAAGGAGGAGCCGAAATACATCGAGGCCACGAATCCGAACCGGGACTTCTGGAGCCCGGCCGGCGGATCAGGCATGGGCAGTTGCAACATGCCGTCCGAGGAGCGGAGCGAGTACTTCCAGGCGGGGATCCCGGCCATCGCCAACCCGGCCGAAGGGCCGGTGGTGACCGCCGACGGCGGGGGGATCTCGTTCCGCCTCAAGTACGCGGATCCGAAGCTGGAAAGGCCGTATTACGTGTCGGTGGCGGTGAAGCCGCCGCATGAGATCGATCCATCGACCGGTAAGGCGTCCCGGTTCACCAACCTCGGTATGGGATACACCAGTACCCCCGTCGACCTGTTCGCCGGTGGCGACCCGACGAAGGGCGTCGAGCTGAAGTACCCGGACGACTTCCGGGGCATGCGGGACGGCAAGCCCTCCGCTCCGGCCGTGCCGTTCCACGCCGACCCGGGCGACTGGACGGTGATCTTCTACCACGTCAAGGGGCCGAAGGAGTACGCCAGCGTGATGTGCCGGGGATTCACGGTGCGGTAGCGCACGACTGCCCTCCGCTGCCTTCCACTGCCCTCCGCGCGCACCGGCTCACGCCGGTCCCGTACGGACGGGACGAACGCGCTCCTCCGTTCTGTACCTTCGGCCAAAGCCTCGCGAACCGCGGGTATATGACGCCGCGCTGGGGGAGTATTGCCGGGTGCGTAAGTGGTGGGTGGGCATCGGTATCGGTATCGGGCTGGGCATGAGCCTCCTCGGGCTGCTCTTCTTCGCGACGTTCACCATTGCCGGCAACATCGCGGGTGGGGCCCGGGGCGCCGTGGGCCTGGCCAAGGGCGCGGTTCCCGTGGAGTACCAACCGCTGATCGAGAAATGGGGCAATCTCTGCCCCGCCATTTCGCCGCCGCTGCTCGCGGCCCAGCTCTACACCGAGAGCAACTGGAATCCGAAGGCGCGGAGTCCCGCCGGTGCGCTGGGGATCGCCCAGTTCATTCCCGAGACCTGGGCGCAGTACGGGGTGGACGCCAACGGCGATGGAAACCGGGACATATGGGAACCGGCCGACGCCATCGCCTCGGCCGCGACCTACGACTGCGCCCTGGCGAAGGACGTCAAGGGCATCCCGGGCGACGCCACGAACAACATGCTGGCCGCGTACAACGCCGGCGCCTACCGCGTCATCAAGGCCGCGGGCGTCCCCGCGATCAGCGAGACCCAGGGCTACGTCAGATCCATCCGCGACCTCGAGAAGAGCTTCGCACGGCCCGTAGGCCGTGTGGCTCCCTCGCAGCAGGCCGCCGGGGCGATCTACTTCGCGCAGGAGCAGCTGGGGAAGCCGTACCTGTGGGGCGGGGAGGGGACCGCCGCGGACGGGGGGCGGTTCGACTGTTCGGGGTTGACGAAGGCGGCTTACGCGTCCGTCGGGATCGAGTTGCCGCGGGTCGCGAACGACCAGTGGAACGCCGGGCCGCACCCGAAGCGGGACGAGCTGATGCCGGGGGACCTCGTCTTCTTCGCGCACAATCTGAACGACCCGCGATCCATCCATCACGTGGGGCTGTACGTGGGCGGCGGTTACATGATCAACGCGCCGCACACGGGTGCCGTGAACCGGTTCGACAAAATCGACACGCCGGATTACATCGGTGCCACGCGCGTGACGGACGCGGGGGCGAAGGCGTTGCCCAGGGCGAACGGCGTGTGAACCCTGGGCCTCCTGCTCCGCCCCTGGTCACCCTTGGATAACGTCCTGGTGATCATTGAGTGGAGAGCGGAACGCCGGGTCGGACGGGCGCGTTCCATGGGGGTGGGCGAGCCGCGCCCCACCATGGGCGCACGGACCACGGGGGTTTGGCAGCTGCACCGAGCTACAGGCGACAGATAAGGGGGCACCACATGCCCGGACACGAGGCGGTCCATCCCCTGGCGGAGGCCAAGGGAGGCTCGTCGGGCCCCGACGTCAGCCTGCTGTACGACATCAACGGGCTGGCCAAGGACGCCCCGGGCTGGTTCGACCACACGATGGAGTTCGTCGGCGAGTACGGAATCGTCATCGGACTCGGCTTACTGATGGTCTGTGCGTGGTGGAGCGTGCGCCGCGGCCCGGACGCCCCCGGGGGCGTCGCCGCGCTGCTGTGGGCGCCCCTGGCGGCCGGTCTGGCGCTGCTGGTCAACGTGCCGATCCGCGGCTTCGTGCGGCGACCCCGCCCGTTCCTGGAGCACCAGGGGCTCGACGTGCTGGTCAAGGGCAAGACGGACTTCTCGTTCGTCAGTGATCACGCCACGCTCACCATGGCGCTGGGCGTCGGGCTGTTCGTGGCGCACCGCCGGTACGGGCTGGTCGGGATCGGCCTCGCCTTCCTGGAGGGGTTCTGCCGGGTGTTCATGGGGGTGCACTACCCCACGGACGTGATCGGCGGCCTGGCGCTCGGCACCGCCGTGGTGCTGCTGCTGGCGCCGCTGGCGATGATGCTGCTGACGCCGCTGGCCGGGTGGGTCGCCGCGTCGCGGGCCGGGTGGCTCGTACGGTCGCGGAGCGCGCCCGCGCCGGTGGCGCTCCCGGAGGAGCCGGACGGTGCCGGGGTCACGGGGCGTCAGCCGCAGCGGCACGACAAGGGGTTGGCCGCGTAGGCGGCCCGTACGGGCGCGGCCCCGGACCGCTGAGGAACAGCGGTCCGGGGCCGCGCCCGTCTCACAGCGCCTGCGGGAAGTCGAACACGCGCTGCGGGTCGTACTGCCGCTTCAGCTTCGTCAGGCGGTCCGCCGCGTCCCCGTAGTAGGCCCGGCGCCAGTCCTTCAGGCCCGCGTCCGCGTAGTTCTGGTAGGCGGCGCCGGACGCGTACCGGCGCATCGCCGTGTGGACGCCGTCCAGCCAGGCGACCTGCGGGCCGCCGGACGCCGAGGCGCCCCACGAGGTGAGGTACTGGGCCAGGAACCGCGAGCGGCGGTGCACGAACGCCGTGTCCAGCGGCTTGACGCGGTTGACCGCGCCGCCGAGCGCCGTGAGCTGGATCGATCCGCCGCCGCCCCCGCCCTTGCGGCCGAACCGCTCGGTCTGGTCGAGGAGGGTGCGGATGCCGGCCGCGTTCAGCGAGCGGTCGTAGAAGTCGGAGCGCGCGGCGTACGTCTCGCGGCCGAGCTTGCCGGCCTTGTCGCGGCCCGGGGTGCGGCCGGGCAGGTGGGACTGGGCGAGAGTGAGGTCGGCGACGCCCGCGTAGCGGCGCATGGCGTCCAGGTACGAGCGGCTGCGCACCGAGATGCTCGCCTTGCCGCCGCCGACCTTGGCGGCCAGCTTGTCCAGCGCGTTGGCGAGGCCGCTCTTGGTACCGAGGGAGAAGGCGGCGACGGCGATGCGCGGGGTGCGGCCGGGGGTGACGGACAGGTCGCAGGCGGACCAGATCTCGTCGGGCTGGGTCGGCCCCCACTCCTGCCAGGCGCGGAGGACGTCGGCGGCCTTGGCCCAGGGCCAGGAGACGTAGCCGGTGACGCCGTCGCCCACCCGGCGGGTGCGGAAGCGGAGTTCGGTGACGACGCCGAAGTTGCCGTTGCCGGCGCCGCGCAGGGCCCAGAAGAGGTCGGGGTTGCGCTTGGCGTCGCACTCGACGGTCTTGCCGTCGGCGGTGACGAGGGTGGCGCCGGTGAGGCTGTCGCAGGTCAGGCCGTACGCCCGGGAGAGGACGCCGTGGCCGCCGCCGAGGGTGAGGCCGGAGACGCCGACCGTGGGGCAGGAGCCCGCGGGGATGGTGACGCCGCTCGCCGCCAGGCCGGTGTAGACGTCGATGAGCTTGGCGCCGGCGCCGATGGCGGCGGAGGACGAGGTGGGGGTGCGGATGGTCCTCAGCCGCGAGACGTCGAGCACGAGCCGCCCGTCGCCGCCCGACCAACCCGCGTAGCTGTGGCCGCCGTTGCGTATGGACACCGGTATGGAGAAGCGGCGGGCGAAGGAGAGGCAGGCGGCTATGTCCTGGGTGCCCGCGACGTAGGCGACGCCGGCCGGGCGCTGCCCGTCGTAGCGGGTGTTGTACAGCTGCCGGGCGGTGACGTAGTCGGCGTCGTCCGGGCGGATGATGCCGCCCTTGAGGCCCTTGCCGAGGGCCGTCCAGTCGGCCGCCCGCACCTTGGCGGAGCGGGCGGTGGTGCGGGCCGCGGTGGCCGTCGGGGCCGCGGTCGCGGTGCCGCCCGCGAGGGCGGGCGCGGCCCAGGCCGCCGCCGTCAGTCCCGTCGCCGCCGTCAGCAGTGTGCGCCTGTCCATGGTGCGTTCGCCCCCGTTGTTCCCGTGTGCCCTGATCCCCGTTCCGACGTAAGGAACAGATGATCAGGGCGGGGGAACGGTTCCCGGGCGGGGGCGAGGGGGTCAGTGGCCGGTCTGTGCCAGGTGGCCGTCGGCGTCGGTGCGGGCCTGGGAACGGGCCCGGCGGGCCGGGCCGAGCCAGCCGCAGGTGCAGCGGGCCGAGCAGAAGGCGCCGCGTTCGCTGGTGCTGACGTGGTGTTCTGGGGCGGCGGGGGACGGTATGGAGGGCCGCGCGGAGCGCTGTGCTGGGTGCGTCTCGGACACACCACCACGCTACCGGTCGGGCCGGCCCCCGTCCGCCGCCTTCCGCGACCGTGACGGCGGCCGGGACGCGGTCGTTGGAAGAGAACAGGTTCCACCAGCGCGCGGCAGGGAGCTGACGGTCATGGCGGTGCAGGGGCACGGACGCGGGGCCGCGGTGGCCACGGCGGTGGCGGGCGGCCTCGCCCTCGGTCTGCTGGTGACGGGCTGCGCCGAACTGGAGCCGGGCGACGGGTCGCGGGACGCCCTCGGCGTCGGGCACGGCGGCGTCGGGCGGGCGGTGCGGACGGCCGACGAGGCCCGGCCGGGAGGGGCGGTCGAGGCGCTGCGCGGGGTACCGGAGGCGCTGGCCGCGGCGGGCGGCGCCCGGGTCCGTACCGTCATGGAGACGGAGAGCGGCGGGACGCGGCTGACGATCCGGGGCGTCGGCGTCTACGACTTCGCGCGGCCGGCCGGGAGGTTGACGGTGCTGGTGCCCGAGGACGCCCGGGGGGACGCCGAGCACCGGCCGATCACCGAGGTGTTCACGCCGGGCGCGCTGTACATGCGGAACCGGGGCGCGGGCGTCCCGGCCGACAAGTGGGTCCGCCTCGACACGGGTGCCCTCGCCGACGGCGACCTCCTCACCAGCGGGGCCACGGATCCGCTCGCGGCGGGCGAACTGCTCGGTGGCGCGCGGGAGGTCGCGTACACGCGCGACGAGGGCGTGGACGGCGCCCCCGTGCGGCACTACTGGGGGAAGGTCGACCTGGCGGAGGCGGCGCGCCGGGCGCCGGCCCGCGACCGGGCGGCGCTGGCCGCGGCGGCGAAAGGGTTCTCCTCGGGGACCGTGGCCTTCGACGCCTTCCTCGACGACGCGGGCCGGGCGCGCGTCCTGCGGTACCGGTTCAGCGTGGCGGAGGAGGCGGAGCGGGCCGCCCGGCCCTCGTCCGGGCCGTCGTCTCCCGGCGCCGGCGGGCCGATGACGGTGGTCTCCACCGTCGAACTCACCTCGTACGGATTCGCATCCGACATCCGTCTCCCGGCGCCCGCCGATATTTATGCGGGGACGGTCGCCTCACCCCGCAAATAGCGGAGCCGGAGCCGGTTGGCCATGGAAATGGTCCTTCTGTGCCATGCGCGGCGTGTGTACCGATCACTAATCTGGAAACCGGACCCTCGTAAGACGCCCGGCCGGTTCGGCCGGCCGGAGGCCAGTGAGTTACTCCCGTACCAGACACGCAAGGCCCGAGGAGGTGAATCACGTGGTTTCGCGGCGCGGTTCGGCACCCGGTCCGGATCCCGTGGCCCTCATCGAGATCGACCTCTACGGCGAGTTGATGATCGCCGCCACGGGCGCGGCCGAGGATCGGCTGAGTCCGGACCGGATCGACGAGGTGCTCAGAGTCGTACGGCCCCGGTCCCGGCGGTCGGCGCCGCCGGGGGACGCGGACGGCTGAGACGGGGGGCGCTTCGGGGCGGCGCTTCGGAGCGATGGCGTTCCGGGGTGGCGGCTCGTACGCCCCCGGCTCCGGCCGCGAGCCACCCCGCCCGGGCGGGGCTCAGGACCGCAGTAGCCGCGCGATGGCCGCCGTCGCCTCGGCGACCTTGGTGTCGATCTCGTCGCCGCCCTTGACCGCCGCGTCGGCGACGCAGTGCCGCAGGTGCTCCTGGAGCAGCTGGAGGGCGAAGGACTGCAGCGCCTTGGTGCCCGCGGAGACCTGGGTGAGTATGTCGATGCAGTAGACGTCCTCCTCGACCATGCGCTGGAGGCCGCGGATCTGGCCCTCGATCCTGCGCAGTCGCTTGAGGTGCTGGTCCTTCTGGTGGCTGTAGCCGTGGGGGCCGTGGTGCGTCCCGGCGCTGTGAGCATTGTCGCTTCCGGTGGCCCCGGCGGCTCCGGTGGTCTCCGCGGCGGGAGCGGGTCCGCCGTGGCAGGACGCCGCGGCCGGTTCGCCGGTGCCGGCCGCTGTCGTTCCCGTGGTGGTCATGGCGTCCTCCGTTGTCCCGCGCGTTCCGCGCCGTCGGGCGGCACGTCACCGTCCGTTCGGGGGCGGTGCCGCGGTGCGTCCCGTGTGGCTGTCCGGCTTATACCCCATGTGCATACCCCTACCGGGTATATGTTACCGAAATCCCCGGCGCACGGCCGTGGAGAGGGTGGTACCGGCTTGGTGTGCACTCTGCCCGATGGGCGACACTGAGGGAATGCCAGTTAGCTGTGGCCGGATGATGCGCCTAGCATCAACGAGACCGAATCCGCTGCACCCCGAGGATCCCACGTGCGCTTTCGTCTGACCCCCAGGGAGACGAGCTTCTACGACATGTTCGCCGCGTCCGCGGACAACATCGTCACGGGCTCCAAGCTCCTGATGGAACTGCTCGGTGCGGAGCCGTCCGCCCGGGCCGAGATCGCCGAGCGGATGCGGGCAGCGGAGCACGCCGGGGACGACGCGACCCACGCGATCTTCCACCAGCTGAACTCCTCGTTCATCACGCCGTTCGACCGCGAGGACATCTACTCCCTCGCGTCCTCGCTCGACGACATCATGGACTTCATGGAAGAGGCGGTCGACCTGGTCGTCCTCTACCAGATCGAGGAACTGCCGAAGGGCGTCGAGCAGCAGATCGAGGTCCTCGCGCGAGCCGCCGAGCTCACCGCCGAGGCCATGCCGAACCTGCGCACGATGACCAACCTCACCGAGTACTGGATCGAGGTCAACCGCCTGGAGAACCAGGCCGACCAGATCCACCGCAAGCTGCTCGCCCACCTCTTCAACGGCAAGTACGACGCCATCGAGGTGCTCAAGCTGAAGCAGGTGGTGGACGTACTGGAAGAGGCGGCGGACGCGTTCGAGCACGTCGCGAACACGGTCGAGACCATCGCGGTCAAGGAGTCCTGACCTCCGGTGGATACGTTCGCACTTGTCGTGACCATCGCGGTCGCGCTCGGATTCACCTATACCAACGGCTTTCACGACTCCGCGAACGCCATCGCCACCTCGGTCTCCACGCGGGCGCTGACCCCGCGCGCGGCCCTGGCGATGGCGGCGGTCATGAACCTCGCCGGTGCCTTCCTGGGCAGCGGTGTCGCCAAGACCGTCAGCAAGGGCCTGATCGAGACGCCGGTCGGCGACAAGGGGATGGGCATCCTCTTCGCCGCACTGGTCGGCGCGGTCGTCTGGAACCTGGTGACCTGGTACTTCGGTCTGCCGTCGTCGTCCAGTCACGCGCTGTTCGGCGGCATGGTGGGCGCGGCGCTCGCGGGCGGGACGACCGTCATCTGGTCGGGCGTCGTCGAGAAGGTCGTCATCCCGATGTTCCTCTCGCCGTTCGTCGGCCTGGTCATCGGCTATCTGGTGATGGTCGTGATCATGTGGATGTTCCGGAAGGCCAACCCGCACAAGGCGAAGCGGGGCTTCCGGATCGCCCAGACCGTCTCCGCGGCGGGCATGGCCCTGGGGCACGGTCTGCAGGATGCCCAGAAGACGATGGGCATCGTGGTGATGGCCCTCGTCATCGGTGACGTCCAGGACAAGGACGCCGCGATTCCGCTCTGGGTCAAGCTGGTCTGCGCGATCACGCTGTCGCTGGGGACGTACGCGGGTGGCTGGCGCATCATGCGGACGCTGGGGCGGCGGATCATCGAGCTGGACCCGCCGCAGGGGTTCGCCGCCGAGACGACGGCCGCTTCCGTGATGTACACGGCCTCGTTCATGTTCCACGCGCCGATCTCCACGACGCATGTGATCACTTCCGCGATCATGGGTGTCGGGTCCACTAAGGGGCCGCGGGCCGTGCGGTGGGGTGTCGCGAAGAACATCGTGATGGGCTGGTTCATCACCATGCCGGCCGCGGCGATCGTCGCCGCGCTGAGCTATTGGATCGTGCAGCTCGCCTTCGGGTGATCTCCGCTGTCGAACGGATCGGGCCCGCCCCCTGCCACCCAGGGGGCGGGCCCTTTTCGCTCCGCGGCGGCACCGCCATGCAGCGCCGCGGGGCGAGTCGGTGGGGTTGCCCCGGGCCCGCCCTTTCGCCGTTTCCCTGGGGGCTGCGCCCCCAGACCCCCCTTTTCGCGGCTTCGCCGCTCGTCCTCAATCGCCGGACGGGCTGAACAGTCAGCCCGTCCGGCGATTGAGGACGAGCGCGCGGAGCGCGGTTTCGGGGGTGCGGGGGCTTGCCCCCGCGAGAAACGGTGAAAGGGCGGGACCGGGGCACCAGCCGCCCGCAGGGCCTACCCGAAGCGCCCCGAGATGTAGTCCTCCGTCGCCTGCACCGACGGGTTGGAGAAGATCCGCTCCGTGTCGTCGATCTCGACGAGCTTGCCGGGCTGGCCCACGCCCGCCAGGTTGAAGAAGGCCGTGCGGTCGGAGACGCGCGCCGCCTGCTGCATGTTGTGGGTCACGATGACGATCGTGAACCGTTCCTTCAGCTCGCCGATGAGGTCCTCGATGGCGAGGGTGGAGATCGGGTCGAGGGCCGAGCAGGGTTCGTCCATCAGCAGGACCTGGGGTTCGACGGCGATGGCGCGGGCGATGCAGAGGCGCTGCTGCTGGCCGCCGGAGAGGCCGGCGCCGGGCTTGCCGAGGCGGTCCTTGACCTCCTTCCAGAGGTTGGCGCCCTGGAGGGACTTCTCGACGATCGCGTCCAGTTCGGACTTGCGGACCCGGCCGCCGTTGAGGCGGATGCCGGCGGCGACGTTCTCGTAGATGGACATGGTCGGGAACGGGTTGGGGCGCTGGAAGACCATGCCGACCGTGCGGCGGACGGAGACGGGGTCGACGCCGGAGCCGTAGAGGTTCTCGTCGTCGAGCATCACCTTGCCCTCTACGCGTCCGCCCGGGGTCACCTCGTGCATTCGGTTGAGGGTGCGCAGGAAGGTGGACTTGCCGCAGCCGGAGGGGCCGATGAAGGCGGTCACCGAGCGGGGTTCGACGGTCATGGAGATGTCGTCGATGGCCTTGTGGGCGCCGTAGTAGGCGGAGAGGCCGCTGACGTCGATGCGCTTGGCCATGGGATCACTTCTGCTTTCGGTATGGCGGTGCGGTGGGGCGGGAGGAAGACGGTCAGCGACCGGCCTTGGGGGCCTTCCAGCGGGCGATGCCCCGGGCCACCAGGTTGAGGATCATGACGAAGGCGATCAGGACGAGGGCCGCTCCCCAGGCGCGGTCGTAGCTGGCGTCGTTCCCGGCCGCCCACTGCTCGTAGATGTAGTACGGCAGCGAGGACTGCGCCCCCTCGAACGGGTTGTTGTTGATCGCCTGGGAGCCGAAGACCAGCAACACGATGGGCGCGGACTCGCCGGCGACGCGGGCGACGGCGAGCATGACGCCGGTGGCGATGCCGCCGATGGCCGTCGGGAGGACGACCTTGAGGATCGTCCGCCACTTGGGCACGCCCAGGGCGAGGGACGCCTCGCGGAGCTCGTTGGGGACGAGCTTGAGCATCT
This genomic interval carries:
- a CDS encoding serine/threonine-protein kinase, producing MDPLRPHDPPTIGPHTLLARLGSGGMGQVYLGRSPGGRQLAIKVIREDFAQSGDAAARFRREVETVRAVRSAYTANLVDASLESAPYWLATEYVPGPTLTRVTGERGPLPAETCFRLFAALAEALAQVHEHGITHRDLKPHNIILSPVGPKLIDFGIARGAEQTALTRTGVAAGTPGYTAPEVITRNEVTFAADVFALGATIACAATGRPPYGEGSLESVVYRVVHGEVDVDGVEPRLAELVRACTAADPGARPALSEVIGRCGVTSSLVDDPVYRGFAELGERAPEDVSAAVAAGLIPQRPVGAAGAAGGAYTPTYAPTYVPPQPPEPSRRRSRRGLWIGAGAGSVALGVVIGLVVALPDDGDRKPEAGAGPSGQPAAVSSGLPAGTPGPAGKPSGAPRSSSSASAPPTGAAPPAGPKEEPKYIEATNPNRDFWSPAGGSGMGSCNMPSEERSEYFQAGIPAIANPAEGPVVTADGGGISFRLKYADPKLERPYYVSVAVKPPHEIDPSTGKASRFTNLGMGYTSTPVDLFAGGDPTKGVELKYPDDFRGMRDGKPSAPAVPFHADPGDWTVIFYHVKGPKEYASVMCRGFTVR
- a CDS encoding bifunctional lytic transglycosylase/C40 family peptidase; translated protein: MRKWWVGIGIGIGLGMSLLGLLFFATFTIAGNIAGGARGAVGLAKGAVPVEYQPLIEKWGNLCPAISPPLLAAQLYTESNWNPKARSPAGALGIAQFIPETWAQYGVDANGDGNRDIWEPADAIASAATYDCALAKDVKGIPGDATNNMLAAYNAGAYRVIKAAGVPAISETQGYVRSIRDLEKSFARPVGRVAPSQQAAGAIYFAQEQLGKPYLWGGEGTAADGGRFDCSGLTKAAYASVGIELPRVANDQWNAGPHPKRDELMPGDLVFFAHNLNDPRSIHHVGLYVGGGYMINAPHTGAVNRFDKIDTPDYIGATRVTDAGAKALPRANGV
- a CDS encoding phosphatase PAP2 family protein, yielding MPGHEAVHPLAEAKGGSSGPDVSLLYDINGLAKDAPGWFDHTMEFVGEYGIVIGLGLLMVCAWWSVRRGPDAPGGVAALLWAPLAAGLALLVNVPIRGFVRRPRPFLEHQGLDVLVKGKTDFSFVSDHATLTMALGVGLFVAHRRYGLVGIGLAFLEGFCRVFMGVHYPTDVIGGLALGTAVVLLLAPLAMMLLTPLAGWVAASRAGWLVRSRSAPAPVALPEEPDGAGVTGRQPQRHDKGLAA
- a CDS encoding FAD-binding oxidoreductase, which gives rise to MDRRTLLTAATGLTAAAWAAPALAGGTATAAPTATAARTTARSAKVRAADWTALGKGLKGGIIRPDDADYVTARQLYNTRYDGQRPAGVAYVAGTQDIAACLSFARRFSIPVSIRNGGHSYAGWSGGDGRLVLDVSRLRTIRTPTSSSAAIGAGAKLIDVYTGLAASGVTIPAGSCPTVGVSGLTLGGGHGVLSRAYGLTCDSLTGATLVTADGKTVECDAKRNPDLFWALRGAGNGNFGVVTELRFRTRRVGDGVTGYVSWPWAKAADVLRAWQEWGPTQPDEIWSACDLSVTPGRTPRIAVAAFSLGTKSGLANALDKLAAKVGGGKASISVRSRSYLDAMRRYAGVADLTLAQSHLPGRTPGRDKAGKLGRETYAARSDFYDRSLNAAGIRTLLDQTERFGRKGGGGGGSIQLTALGGAVNRVKPLDTAFVHRRSRFLAQYLTSWGASASGGPQVAWLDGVHTAMRRYASGAAYQNYADAGLKDWRRAYYGDAADRLTKLKRQYDPQRVFDFPQAL
- a CDS encoding metal-sensitive transcriptional regulator; the encoded protein is MTTTGTTAAGTGEPAAASCHGGPAPAAETTGAAGATGSDNAHSAGTHHGPHGYSHQKDQHLKRLRRIEGQIRGLQRMVEEDVYCIDILTQVSAGTKALQSFALQLLQEHLRHCVADAAVKGGDEIDTKVAEATAAIARLLRS
- a CDS encoding DUF47 domain-containing protein; translation: MRFRLTPRETSFYDMFAASADNIVTGSKLLMELLGAEPSARAEIAERMRAAEHAGDDATHAIFHQLNSSFITPFDREDIYSLASSLDDIMDFMEEAVDLVVLYQIEELPKGVEQQIEVLARAAELTAEAMPNLRTMTNLTEYWIEVNRLENQADQIHRKLLAHLFNGKYDAIEVLKLKQVVDVLEEAADAFEHVANTVETIAVKES
- a CDS encoding inorganic phosphate transporter, which gives rise to MDTFALVVTIAVALGFTYTNGFHDSANAIATSVSTRALTPRAALAMAAVMNLAGAFLGSGVAKTVSKGLIETPVGDKGMGILFAALVGAVVWNLVTWYFGLPSSSSHALFGGMVGAALAGGTTVIWSGVVEKVVIPMFLSPFVGLVIGYLVMVVIMWMFRKANPHKAKRGFRIAQTVSAAGMALGHGLQDAQKTMGIVVMALVIGDVQDKDAAIPLWVKLVCAITLSLGTYAGGWRIMRTLGRRIIELDPPQGFAAETTAASVMYTASFMFHAPISTTHVITSAIMGVGSTKGPRAVRWGVAKNIVMGWFITMPAAAIVAALSYWIVQLAFG
- the pstB gene encoding phosphate ABC transporter ATP-binding protein PstB, giving the protein MAKRIDVSGLSAYYGAHKAIDDISMTVEPRSVTAFIGPSGCGKSTFLRTLNRMHEVTPGGRVEGKVMLDDENLYGSGVDPVSVRRTVGMVFQRPNPFPTMSIYENVAAGIRLNGGRVRKSELDAIVEKSLQGANLWKEVKDRLGKPGAGLSGGQQQRLCIARAIAVEPQVLLMDEPCSALDPISTLAIEDLIGELKERFTIVIVTHNMQQAARVSDRTAFFNLAGVGQPGKLVEIDDTERIFSNPSVQATEDYISGRFG